A genomic stretch from Candidatus Binataceae bacterium includes:
- a CDS encoding SDR family NAD(P)-dependent oxidoreductase translates to MGKLDGKVAAVTGGGRGIGRGVARALAAQGAAVVVNDLGVSLGGQKETVSPADEVVKEIVAAGGRAVANHMDIASVAGGEGLVNQAIKEFGKLDILVNVAGILRDRMIFNMSEQEWDDVIRVHLKGHYCTIRPASAHMRERKTGRIINFSSNSALGSPGQPNYGAAKAGILGLTYSCAVSMQKYGVTVNAIMPGAATRMTDSIPAGRMPGASGLAASESAEGTPRDPANVAPIIVYLASDQAAEVTGQCFGASGYRISRYTHMKMDRTIISDGPWDIDKLFEIFKSTLGQGLEAVNMFA, encoded by the coding sequence ATGGGCAAACTTGACGGTAAGGTTGCCGCCGTCACCGGCGGCGGACGCGGGATCGGCCGCGGAGTGGCGCGGGCGCTGGCCGCCCAGGGCGCCGCGGTCGTGGTCAACGACCTCGGCGTGAGTCTTGGCGGACAGAAGGAAACCGTTTCGCCCGCGGACGAGGTGGTCAAGGAGATCGTGGCTGCAGGCGGCAGGGCGGTTGCCAATCACATGGATATCGCGAGCGTCGCGGGCGGCGAGGGCCTGGTCAACCAGGCGATCAAGGAATTCGGCAAACTTGACATCCTGGTCAACGTCGCGGGCATCCTGCGCGACCGAATGATCTTCAACATGAGCGAGCAGGAGTGGGACGACGTTATCCGCGTCCATCTGAAGGGCCACTACTGCACAATCCGTCCGGCCAGCGCTCATATGCGCGAGCGCAAAACCGGACGCATCATCAACTTCTCCTCGAATTCCGCGCTCGGCAGCCCCGGCCAGCCCAACTACGGCGCGGCTAAGGCGGGCATCCTCGGGCTTACCTACAGTTGCGCGGTCTCGATGCAGAAGTACGGCGTGACGGTCAACGCGATCATGCCCGGCGCGGCGACCCGCATGACCGACTCGATTCCGGCCGGCCGGATGCCGGGTGCGAGCGGGCTTGCGGCGAGCGAGAGCGCCGAGGGCACGCCGCGCGACCCGGCCAACGTCGCGCCGATAATCGTCTATCTGGCGAGCGACCAGGCGGCCGAAGTGACCGGGCAGTGCTTCGGCGCGTCGGGTTACCGGATCTCGCGCTATACGCACATGAAGATGGACCGCACGATCATCAGCGACGGCCCGTGGGACATCGACAAGCTCTTCGAGATTTTCAAATCGACGCTTGGACAAGGGCTCGAAGCGGTGAACATGTTCGCCTGA